A single region of the Melioribacteraceae bacterium 4301-Me genome encodes:
- a CDS encoding pullulanase, translating into MKKIYIKKLLLLPILIFLVNSLKGEKLRINEQNNSLAAAETNKFIQKQKLLDKIYSDKKLGSFFSDGKTYFRLFAPNAVAVKLCIFKQPEDATAKEYSMIKDTNGVWEKTFDGNLKGIYYGYKVYHEGENLDDNSKELCIDPYSKAVATYTTYMNPRKSIVYEDSYDWEGDNWVQRDWRDLIIYEMHIRDMTADPSSGAKHPGTYKGLIEKGNIGGINYIKSLGINTVELLPSQDFGYIEIPYKKKFKGMFNTWNPYERNHWGYMTAAFFAPASYYAEDWAELKWNAWMGKDGKQVKEFKDMIKAFHKEGIGVIMDVVYNHLSEYEIGNLKQIDKEYYFRLDDKGNFIAESYCGNDIKTERPMVRRLIIESVLYWMKEYHIDGFRFDLGKLIDWETIEDIIKEAKKINPYAVFVCEPWGGGYDPQGFSIRGWGSWNDQIRNGIKGENPFDGLGWIFGKWYGNNNLNRIKSYVNGTLVRDYLGLFQKKEHSVNYLESHDGYTLGDFIRIATGELKANKIIKNVDKNVELTPLQLKLNKLAALFLLTSQGIVMISEGQEFARSKVIPYDISVPDSNKGRIDNNSYNKDNSTNYINYRHAEINKELLEYYKGLIKLRNTYSAFRRADYKEINFIENEVSNFALAYTVSFENDTFFVAFNPDQKKKIIFNLPKGSWQLLVNEQKAGIEPITIQKDKIVLEPISGMVLKKN; encoded by the coding sequence ATGAAAAAAATATACATAAAAAAATTACTTTTATTACCCATTCTTATTTTTTTAGTTAACTCATTGAAAGGTGAAAAATTGCGTATTAACGAGCAGAATAATTCATTGGCTGCTGCAGAGACCAATAAATTTATACAGAAACAAAAACTACTCGATAAAATTTATTCGGATAAAAAACTTGGTTCTTTTTTTAGTGACGGCAAAACTTATTTTAGACTGTTTGCCCCAAATGCTGTAGCCGTCAAACTTTGTATTTTTAAACAACCTGAGGATGCAACAGCTAAAGAATACTCAATGATAAAGGATACAAATGGCGTGTGGGAAAAAACATTTGATGGCAATCTCAAAGGAATTTACTACGGATATAAAGTTTATCACGAAGGAGAAAATCTTGATGATAATTCAAAAGAACTTTGCATCGACCCATACTCGAAGGCTGTTGCTACTTATACAACATATATGAATCCTCGCAAATCTATTGTTTATGAAGATAGCTACGATTGGGAAGGTGACAATTGGGTTCAGCGGGATTGGCGTGACCTAATAATCTATGAGATGCACATTCGCGATATGACCGCTGACCCTTCTTCTGGTGCAAAACATCCGGGCACTTATAAAGGGTTAATTGAAAAAGGAAATATAGGCGGAATTAATTATATAAAATCTCTTGGTATTAATACAGTTGAATTATTGCCCTCTCAAGATTTTGGATATATAGAAATACCGTATAAGAAAAAGTTCAAAGGTATGTTTAACACTTGGAATCCTTATGAAAGGAATCATTGGGGTTATATGACTGCAGCATTTTTTGCCCCGGCTTCTTATTATGCTGAAGATTGGGCAGAGTTGAAATGGAATGCCTGGATGGGGAAAGATGGAAAGCAAGTGAAAGAATTTAAAGATATGATTAAAGCCTTTCACAAAGAGGGAATTGGTGTAATAATGGATGTTGTTTATAACCATTTATCCGAATATGAAATTGGTAATCTTAAACAAATTGATAAAGAATATTATTTTAGACTTGATGACAAAGGAAATTTTATTGCTGAAAGTTACTGTGGCAACGATATTAAAACTGAACGACCAATGGTACGGCGTCTTATTATTGAAAGCGTTTTATACTGGATGAAGGAATATCACATTGACGGTTTTCGTTTTGACTTAGGAAAATTAATTGATTGGGAAACAATAGAAGATATTATCAAAGAAGCAAAAAAAATAAATCCATATGCTGTTTTTGTTTGTGAGCCTTGGGGCGGCGGTTATGACCCGCAAGGTTTTTCAATTAGAGGCTGGGGTTCATGGAATGACCAGATACGCAATGGAATTAAAGGAGAAAATCCTTTTGACGGTCTCGGTTGGATATTTGGAAAATGGTATGGCAATAATAATTTGAACCGTATTAAAAGTTATGTAAACGGTACTTTAGTAAGAGATTATCTGGGATTATTTCAAAAAAAAGAACATTCTGTAAACTACCTCGAATCACACGATGGATATACTTTAGGCGATTTTATTAGAATAGCAACGGGTGAATTAAAAGCAAATAAAATTATTAAAAATGTTGATAAAAATGTTGAACTTACTCCTCTTCAATTGAAGCTCAATAAGTTAGCTGCACTGTTTTTGCTTACTTCGCAAGGAATTGTAATGATTTCTGAAGGACAGGAATTTGCAAGAAGTAAAGTTATACCTTATGATATTTCAGTCCCAGATTCTAACAAAGGGAGAATAGATAACAATTCGTATAATAAAGACAATTCTACAAATTATATAAACTATCGACACGCAGAAATTAATAAGGAATTATTAGAGTATTATAAAGGACTTATTAAACTAAGAAACACCTATTCTGCATTTAGGCGTGCGGATTATAAAGAGATTAATTTTATTGAAAATGAAGTTAGTAATTTTGCTTTAGCTTATACCGTTTCTTTTGAAAACGATACATTTTTTGTGGCTTTCAATCCAGATCAGAAAAAAAAGATAATATTCAATTTACCTAAAGGCTCTTGGCAATTATTAGTTAACGAACAAAAAGCTGGTATAGAGCCAATTACTATTCAAAAAGATAAGATTGTTCTTGAGCCAATATCTGGTATGGTACTAAAAAAAAATTAA
- a CDS encoding PAS domain S-box protein, producing MAQWINKSPEKGKNELSFRDILEFAPIGILVFQKDWRIIYVNKNFFHFKGTIDSNPETLIGKSVLEVPIIKDTDVSIQIQSLQFGEGFEITTSSYKRLKGEVISLILKGMPINVNSEFAGGILIIEDVKTSSDSEIQELLIQENLGNIASNLADLFIITDTTGEIKYKPENTPLELELFLEPPQDKMQSLSPKITNRQILELINESNEKSASIEKEISVTKGFKEKIFKVISVPYNFLTGKTNLFSLLINDITDERKRDIETELELKELRRYQQIISTLINAVIGLDDNGNIVFWNEAAYKLFGLTKSEVYGKFIGKIFSTITKPYFEILKQELNNNPLWEGQFKIGENESTARYLLVRMAYINQNKEKLIMILCTDITERAQIEKELRQSEEKFRNIVTNSHEFICTLELDGKINYVNPYFKAVFQYTEEEIYKLNFTDLIDSQYLLSNNFKISELENTTNKSFELPLITKDGQKITVLASFAVVYDLNGIPLYYNALLTDITLQKDAEKDLLLTRSIFEASRDGIALIANKKFILANDSFVEMFGYSTTSEVLNKDPLDFVADEDIVKVANEIKKAEDGREISPEFEFLGKKRNNDTFDVKVSVSLYNVGSEAFIVWVVRNITEEKKSRVALEISEERYRSITENINESFWTAEKIDGKMKVVLYTSAIQKITGYSSESFIKNPDLWHQIIHPDDVEEVIRKMKKFYNDSARKFESFEYRILDTLGNIVWIENKINVIRDKDGKPKKIFGVVTDITMSKRAEENLKKSARELKELNETKDRFISIISHDLRTPFSSILGYTDILLTESDLDEARKRKYIEFIQQSSKSMLALVNSLLDWTRLQTGRIKFEPERINATAIVNNVFEILSGAALQKNIELKSELNKDLYVHADINLLLQVFNNLISNAIKFSNRDSTITVGGELIASERKVKFYVKDEGVGIKKEDLPKLFKIDTKFTTPGTAGEKGSGLGLSLVHDIVLKHGGEIWVESELNKGSTFFFTIPISSTNILLVDDAKTDRLLYSKLFKSLFPEFSIIEASNGKEALEMIKQTSPALVITDHKMPIMTGFDLVKQIAISDLKVKPPIIILSSDINSEVEADYKELGVDYVFKKPVNLTQFKLAVESSLKKVIFS from the coding sequence ATGGCACAATGGATTAACAAATCACCGGAAAAAGGTAAAAACGAATTATCTTTTCGAGATATTTTAGAATTTGCTCCTATTGGTATTTTAGTATTTCAAAAGGATTGGCGGATAATTTATGTAAATAAAAATTTCTTCCATTTTAAAGGAACTATTGATAGCAATCCGGAAACCCTAATTGGGAAAAGTGTATTAGAAGTACCAATAATTAAAGATACTGATGTAAGCATCCAAATTCAGAGCCTACAATTTGGAGAAGGCTTTGAAATTACTACTTCATCTTATAAAAGATTAAAAGGTGAAGTTATTTCTCTTATCTTAAAAGGAATGCCAATTAATGTAAACTCGGAGTTTGCTGGTGGTATTTTAATTATTGAAGACGTTAAAACCTCATCAGATTCAGAAATTCAAGAATTATTAATACAGGAAAACTTGGGTAATATCGCTTCAAACTTGGCTGACCTTTTTATAATAACTGATACAACTGGAGAAATAAAATACAAACCTGAGAATACACCTTTAGAATTAGAGCTTTTCTTAGAGCCACCACAAGATAAAATGCAATCTCTGTCACCAAAAATTACAAACAGACAGATTTTAGAATTAATTAATGAATCTAATGAAAAATCAGCATCAATAGAAAAGGAAATTTCTGTAACAAAAGGATTCAAAGAAAAAATTTTCAAGGTGATTAGCGTTCCTTATAATTTCCTTACCGGAAAAACAAACTTATTTTCGCTCTTAATTAATGATATAACAGATGAGCGAAAAAGAGATATTGAAACTGAGCTGGAATTAAAAGAATTAAGGAGATATCAACAAATAATTTCTACTTTAATAAACGCCGTTATAGGTCTCGACGACAACGGCAACATAGTTTTTTGGAACGAAGCCGCATATAAATTATTTGGACTAACAAAAAGTGAAGTCTACGGAAAATTTATAGGAAAAATATTTAGTACAATTACTAAACCATATTTTGAAATACTAAAGCAGGAGTTAAATAATAATCCACTTTGGGAGGGTCAGTTCAAGATTGGCGAAAACGAAAGCACCGCAAGGTATTTACTTGTAAGAATGGCATATATAAATCAAAACAAAGAAAAACTGATTATGATTTTATGTACAGATATTACTGAGCGTGCACAAATTGAAAAAGAGCTAAGACAATCTGAAGAAAAATTTAGAAACATAGTTACAAACTCTCACGAGTTTATTTGCACTTTAGAATTGGATGGGAAAATAAATTATGTAAATCCATATTTCAAGGCGGTCTTTCAATACACCGAAGAGGAAATCTACAAATTGAATTTCACAGATTTAATTGATTCTCAATATTTATTAAGCAACAACTTTAAAATTTCCGAACTGGAAAACACAACTAACAAGTCTTTCGAACTGCCCCTTATTACTAAAGATGGGCAAAAAATAACTGTGCTTGCAAGCTTTGCAGTTGTTTACGACTTAAATGGAATACCGCTTTATTACAATGCCCTTCTTACCGACATTACATTACAAAAGGATGCTGAAAAAGATTTACTTCTTACACGTTCCATCTTTGAAGCATCAAGAGATGGAATAGCATTAATAGCTAATAAAAAATTTATTCTTGCCAATGATTCTTTTGTAGAAATGTTTGGTTATTCAACAACCAGCGAGGTTTTGAACAAGGACCCGTTAGATTTTGTTGCTGACGAAGATATTGTAAAAGTAGCAAATGAAATAAAAAAAGCTGAGGATGGGAGAGAAATTTCACCTGAATTTGAGTTCTTAGGCAAAAAAAGAAATAATGACACTTTTGACGTTAAAGTATCAGTCTCTCTTTATAATGTCGGCTCAGAAGCTTTTATTGTTTGGGTCGTAAGAAATATTACAGAAGAAAAAAAGTCGAGAGTTGCATTAGAAATATCTGAAGAAAGGTACAGAAGTATTACAGAGAACATCAATGAAAGCTTCTGGACAGCAGAAAAAATTGATGGCAAAATGAAAGTAGTTCTTTACACTTCTGCTATTCAGAAAATCACAGGTTATTCTTCTGAATCGTTTATTAAGAATCCAGATTTATGGCATCAAATTATTCATCCTGATGATGTAGAAGAAGTAATAAGAAAGATGAAAAAGTTCTATAACGACTCAGCAAGAAAATTCGAAAGTTTTGAATACCGCATTTTGGATACACTTGGCAATATAGTTTGGATTGAAAACAAAATTAACGTAATAAGAGATAAGGATGGGAAACCAAAAAAAATATTTGGTGTTGTGACAGATATAACCATGAGCAAAAGAGCAGAAGAAAATCTTAAAAAGTCTGCACGCGAACTCAAAGAACTTAACGAAACAAAAGACAGATTCATTTCAATTATATCACACGATTTGAGAACACCTTTTAGTTCCATTTTAGGCTATACTGATATCTTACTTACAGAAAGCGATTTAGATGAGGCAAGAAAAAGAAAATATATTGAGTTTATTCAGCAATCGTCTAAAAGCATGCTTGCTTTGGTAAATTCGTTATTGGATTGGACAAGACTGCAAACTGGTAGAATAAAATTTGAACCGGAAAGAATTAATGCTACTGCTATTGTTAATAATGTTTTTGAGATTTTATCAGGCGCAGCTCTACAGAAAAATATAGAGCTCAAATCAGAACTAAATAAAGACTTATATGTTCATGCAGATATTAATCTGTTGTTGCAGGTATTCAATAATTTGATTTCGAATGCAATTAAATTTTCGAATAGAGATAGTACAATTACAGTTGGCGGCGAACTTATAGCTTCTGAAAGGAAAGTAAAATTTTACGTGAAGGATGAAGGTGTAGGCATTAAAAAGGAAGATTTACCGAAGTTATTTAAGATTGATACAAAATTTACCACACCAGGAACTGCTGGAGAAAAAGGCAGCGGACTTGGGCTTTCGCTGGTGCATGATATAGTCTTAAAACATGGTGGTGAAATTTGGGTGGAAAGTGAACTTAATAAAGGTTCAACGTTCTTTTTCACAATACCAATTTCTTCTACCAATATTTTGCTTGTTGATGATGCTAAGACAGACCGATTACTTTACTCAAAACTATTTAAAAGTTTATTCCCAGAATTTTCTATTATAGAAGCTTCGAACGGAAAAGAAGCTCTTGAAATGATAAAACAAACTTCACCAGCCCTTGTTATTACTGATCACAAAATGCCGATAATGACCGGCTTTGATTTGGTTAAACAAATTGCAATATCAGATTTAAAGGTAAAACCACCTATTATTATCTTAAGCAGCGACATAAATTCAGAAGTTGAAGCAGACTATAAAGAATTAGGCGTCGATTATGTTTTTAAGAAGCCAGTAAATCTAACTCAATTCAAATTGGCAGTTGAATCCTCATTAAAGAAAGTAATTTTTAGTTAG
- a CDS encoding glycoside hydrolase family 31 protein: MVKYSIIIPMFLCFSTLYAGFTFVGKIKNYNVFPNKVEFTLTNANLIIYVVDQNILRFRYTNQGEFSNAPSYAVIFQQPEKVNFLFNEESDKFVIKTTELIVQIKKDPCRISIFDNKMNLLNKDDEYYGVSFDNDEVRCFKKLFDGEKFYGLGEKSDQLLKNGNQYTMWNSDFPAYNSKRDPLYVSIPFFIGIRNYRAYGIFFDNTYKSYFNMGASNKEFYWFGADKGEMDYYFIYGPQIKRVITSYTMLTGKIELPPLWSLGYQQSRWSYYPETTVRRIAQSFRDYEIPCDAIYLDIDYMDGYRVFTWDKEKFPNPTKMINDLKAKGFKLITIIDPGVKADTEYFAAKEGVENDLFVKYPNGKFYEGQVWPSWSYFPDFTYDKTINWWGDKLSILLKDGIEGFWNDMNEPAVWGQAFPDIVQFSDNGFGADHKKIHNVYALQMAKATREGVRKYSPNKRHFILTRAGFSGIQRYSAVWTGDSESNEEHLKLACIMPQNLGLSGVPFIGTDVGGFIGEPTARLYVRWMQLGSFTPFFRAHSEFNSRAKEPFAFDPNTRSLVRDIIRFRYQLLPYLYNEFYNASVTGLPIMKPMFLNYQNDENCYSYDSQLQFMLGDNLLIAPVLSSTDNFKKLYLPGGKWYSFNENKTYDGSNWIIVNAPIEQIPIFIRQGGFVPMQDVQNFVGEKKIDELQVLLFPSPKSEYQLYQDDGISYDYTSGKYSITKFSEELSNNKLKIHITTEHDGYNTGLKNYLFKILAVSAPKAVYVNNERISDNKKNDYKTNNQFNFDKEKSILNIKTNYSKKLEIQIEF; this comes from the coding sequence ATGGTAAAATATTCAATTATAATTCCAATGTTTTTGTGCTTCTCAACTTTATATGCTGGATTTACTTTTGTCGGGAAAATTAAAAATTACAACGTCTTCCCAAATAAAGTTGAATTCACACTTACCAATGCGAATTTAATTATTTATGTAGTAGACCAAAACATCTTAAGATTTAGGTACACAAATCAAGGTGAGTTCTCAAACGCACCATCTTACGCAGTAATTTTTCAACAGCCTGAAAAAGTTAATTTTCTGTTTAATGAAGAATCCGATAAGTTTGTTATAAAGACCACCGAATTAATTGTACAGATAAAAAAAGATCCTTGCAGAATTTCTATTTTTGATAATAAAATGAATTTACTAAATAAAGATGATGAGTACTACGGTGTAAGTTTCGATAATGATGAGGTAAGATGTTTTAAAAAATTATTCGATGGCGAAAAGTTTTATGGATTGGGTGAGAAGTCCGATCAATTACTTAAGAACGGAAATCAATACACAATGTGGAATTCCGATTTTCCGGCTTATAACAGCAAAAGAGACCCATTATATGTTTCAATTCCTTTTTTCATTGGAATTAGAAACTACAGGGCATACGGAATTTTTTTTGATAATACTTATAAATCATATTTCAACATGGGTGCAAGCAATAAAGAATTTTATTGGTTTGGTGCAGATAAAGGTGAAATGGATTATTATTTTATTTATGGACCGCAAATTAAAAGGGTTATTACTTCCTATACCATGCTCACAGGAAAAATTGAACTGCCTCCTTTATGGTCTTTGGGTTACCAACAAAGTAGATGGAGTTATTATCCTGAAACTACAGTAAGAAGAATTGCACAATCATTTAGAGATTATGAAATCCCTTGTGATGCTATTTATCTCGATATTGATTACATGGACGGCTACCGTGTTTTCACATGGGATAAAGAGAAATTTCCTAATCCGACTAAAATGATAAACGACCTAAAAGCGAAAGGATTTAAACTAATAACGATAATTGATCCTGGTGTAAAGGCTGATACAGAATATTTTGCTGCTAAAGAAGGAGTAGAAAACGATCTTTTCGTAAAATACCCAAATGGTAAATTTTATGAGGGTCAAGTTTGGCCATCTTGGTCATACTTTCCCGATTTTACTTATGACAAAACTATAAACTGGTGGGGAGATAAACTATCCATACTTCTTAAAGATGGTATCGAAGGATTTTGGAATGATATGAATGAACCTGCTGTGTGGGGACAAGCATTTCCTGACATTGTTCAATTTAGCGATAATGGTTTTGGTGCTGACCATAAAAAAATTCATAATGTTTATGCACTCCAAATGGCTAAGGCTACTAGGGAAGGAGTTAGAAAATATTCTCCAAATAAACGTCATTTCATTCTTACAAGAGCGGGCTTTTCTGGCATTCAAAGGTACTCTGCAGTTTGGACGGGAGATAGTGAGTCGAATGAAGAACATCTTAAGTTGGCTTGCATTATGCCACAAAATCTGGGTTTAAGCGGTGTGCCTTTTATCGGGACTGACGTTGGTGGCTTTATAGGTGAGCCCACTGCAAGACTTTATGTAAGATGGATGCAGCTTGGTTCATTTACACCTTTTTTCCGTGCTCATTCAGAATTTAATTCGAGAGCTAAAGAACCTTTTGCATTTGACCCCAATACACGCTCACTTGTAAGAGATATTATAAGATTTCGTTACCAATTACTGCCATATTTATATAATGAGTTTTATAACGCTTCTGTAACTGGTCTACCTATAATGAAACCAATGTTCTTAAATTACCAAAACGACGAAAACTGCTATTCTTACGATTCTCAATTGCAATTTATGCTTGGAGATAATTTGCTAATTGCACCTGTATTATCGTCTACTGACAATTTTAAAAAATTATATCTGCCAGGAGGAAAATGGTACAGCTTTAATGAAAATAAGACTTATGATGGCTCAAATTGGATAATCGTAAACGCACCTATAGAACAAATACCAATTTTTATACGACAGGGTGGTTTTGTGCCTATGCAAGATGTTCAGAATTTTGTGGGTGAGAAAAAAATAGATGAGCTTCAAGTATTACTTTTTCCTTCACCCAAAAGCGAGTATCAGTTATACCAAGATGATGGTATAAGTTACGATTATACCAGCGGCAAATATTCAATTACAAAATTTAGCGAAGAACTATCCAATAACAAGTTAAAAATTCACATTACAACTGAACATGACGGTTATAATACCGGATTAAAAAATTACCTATTCAAAATATTAGCAGTCTCTGCTCCAAAGGCTGTTTATGTAAATAATGAAAGGATAAGTGATAATAAAAAAAATGACTACAAAACAAACAATCAATTCAATTTCGATAAGGAAAAATCAATCCTTAACATAAAGACTAATTATAGCAAAAAATTAGAAATACAAATTGAATTCTAA
- a CDS encoding M1 family aminopeptidase, whose translation MKKIVFLSILFCIVNFSYSQTGGEICSKGKTELYNKLLKEGKLNYPGDSNIDVTYYKLDLRLSFQPNFLNGVVTVKARAVNNGVDSIFLDLKNNMVVSSVKSGNENLAFNQTSDNKLNIRFNRIYNLGEEFEISIYYSGVPQQTGFQSFSFASHNDYPIISSLSEPYGASDWWPCKDTPADKADSADIWITADSIFYSVSNGILTEIKSNNDGTKTFKWKERYPIAQYLISIAMTNYHIYNSSFEYEPGKFMPVVHYTYPELWNTTVKSQLDATLDALRIYSDKFGPYPFLKEKYGHAQFTWGGGMEHQTCTSAFSFDESLVAHELAHQWFGDKVTCKDWQNIWLNEGFATYSEAIYQEYKYGEENFKNRIRNIFNAALQAKGTVYVQDISSVNSIFDYNRSYAKGAAVLHMLRGIVGDSSFYEILRSYLNDSKLAYATATTEDFESIAEKITGQDLSYFFSEWIYGTGYPKYIVNWGWTEISPSNYQLQIRISQSINANPTFFTMPIQVKITGKNFSDTTFTLFNNQAEQTFYKNVSFKPDSLILDPNNFILKNISVSTTINRIVTLPTEFQLFQNYPNPFNSTTKIKFTIPSDANMSLTNLTVYDVVGRKVAVLINKNLEAGIYELTFNKTELPSGVYFYKLTVGNYESTKKMILLK comes from the coding sequence ATGAAGAAAATTGTTTTTTTATCCATTTTATTTTGTATAGTAAATTTTTCTTACTCTCAAACCGGTGGAGAAATTTGTTCAAAAGGAAAAACTGAGTTATACAACAAACTCTTAAAAGAAGGCAAGCTAAATTATCCTGGCGATTCAAATATTGATGTAACTTACTATAAACTTGATTTGAGATTAAGCTTCCAACCAAATTTTTTAAATGGGGTTGTAACCGTAAAAGCAAGGGCAGTTAATAATGGGGTAGACTCTATTTTTTTAGATCTTAAAAATAATATGGTTGTAAGCAGTGTAAAAAGTGGTAATGAAAATTTAGCTTTCAATCAAACATCGGATAATAAACTAAATATTAGGTTCAACAGAATTTATAATTTAGGTGAAGAGTTTGAAATAAGTATTTACTACAGCGGTGTGCCGCAGCAAACAGGTTTTCAAAGCTTCAGTTTTGCTTCCCATAATGATTATCCAATTATTTCTTCATTAAGTGAACCCTACGGCGCAAGTGACTGGTGGCCATGCAAAGATACCCCCGCTGATAAGGCAGATTCAGCTGATATATGGATAACAGCAGATTCGATTTTTTATTCAGTTTCCAATGGAATATTGACAGAAATAAAAAGCAATAACGATGGCACGAAAACTTTTAAATGGAAGGAACGTTATCCAATTGCTCAGTATCTTATTTCTATAGCAATGACAAATTATCACATTTATAATTCCAGCTTTGAGTACGAACCTGGAAAATTTATGCCTGTGGTTCACTATACTTATCCAGAGCTGTGGAACACTACCGTGAAATCACAATTAGATGCAACTTTAGATGCCTTAAGAATTTATAGTGATAAGTTTGGTCCATATCCCTTCTTAAAAGAGAAATATGGACATGCTCAGTTTACTTGGGGCGGAGGTATGGAACATCAAACTTGTACCTCAGCTTTTAGCTTTGATGAGTCATTAGTTGCACATGAACTTGCTCATCAATGGTTTGGTGATAAAGTAACTTGCAAGGATTGGCAAAATATTTGGCTAAACGAAGGATTTGCTACTTATTCTGAAGCAATTTATCAAGAGTATAAATATGGAGAGGAAAATTTTAAAAACCGAATTAGAAATATTTTTAATGCTGCTTTACAGGCAAAAGGGACGGTTTATGTTCAAGATATTAGTTCTGTCAATTCAATCTTCGACTACAATCGTTCCTATGCAAAAGGAGCTGCGGTTTTACATATGTTGAGAGGTATTGTTGGTGATAGCAGCTTTTATGAAATTCTTCGCTCTTATCTAAACGATTCTAAATTAGCCTACGCTACCGCTACTACAGAAGATTTTGAAAGCATTGCAGAAAAAATTACAGGACAAGATTTAAGTTATTTTTTTTCTGAATGGATTTATGGAACTGGCTACCCCAAATATATTGTAAATTGGGGATGGACAGAAATTTCACCCAGTAATTATCAGTTGCAAATAAGAATTAGCCAATCTATAAATGCTAACCCAACCTTTTTTACTATGCCCATCCAAGTTAAAATTACAGGTAAAAATTTTTCTGATACTACCTTTACATTATTTAATAATCAAGCTGAACAAACGTTTTACAAAAATGTTAGCTTTAAGCCGGACAGTTTAATTCTTGATCCTAATAACTTTATACTAAAAAACATTTCCGTTTCTACAACTATTAATAGAATTGTTACTCTTCCAACTGAATTTCAGCTGTTTCAAAATTATCCGAACCCCTTTAATTCGACAACAAAAATTAAGTTTACAATTCCAAGTGATGCTAATATGTCCTTAACCAATTTAACAGTTTACGATGTGGTTGGTCGTAAAGTTGCTGTGTTAATAAATAAGAACCTTGAGGCAGGCATTTACGAGTTAACATTTAATAAGACCGAACTGCCAAGTGGTGTTTATTTTTACAAATTAACTGTTGGAAATTACGAGAGTACAAAAAAAATGATTCTATTAAAATGA